DNA from Roseimicrobium sp. ORNL1:
CCGCGATGCGGCGGGGCGCGTGCATCCTTCGCAGTTCAAGAGGCTCGCGCCGGACTTTGGTTTCCAGCAGCAGATCTATCGCGAGGATGGAGAGAAGTTGAAGCTGCCCCATGGGGTGTATCAGATCCTATTTCAGCGTGGACCGGAGTCGCTGCCGGAGAAGCGTGAGGTGACGGTGGATGCGAACACGAAGGAACTCGCCTTCCAGGTGAAACGCTGGATCGATCCCGCGAAGCTCGGGTGGTGGAGCGGCGACCACCACATTCATGCTGCCGGGTGTGCGCACTACACGAGTCCCACCGAGGGCGTGCATGCGCCGGACATGGCGCGGCATTGTCAGGGTGAAGATCTGAAGGTCGGCGCGAACCTCACGTGGGGACCGTGCTTTGACTACCAGAAGCAATTCTTCACGGGCCAGGAGGACAAGACCTCGCGGCATCCATTTCTCCTACGCTATGACATTGAGGTCAGCGGCTTTGGCTCGCACAAGAGCGGCCATCTCTGCCTGCTGCGGCTGAAGGACCAGATGTATCCCGGGGGCGACTCCAGCAATCACTGGCCGACTCTAGGACTCAATACACTGCGCTGGGCACAGAAGCAGGGCGCGGTCTGTGGTCCAGCGCATTCCGCCACGGGGCTTCAGGTGAGTTCCACGGAACTGCCGAACTACGAGATACCGCCCTTCGACGGCATCGGGGCGAATGAGTACATCGTGGATGTGACGCATGAGGTGGAGGGGCCGGATGGCAAGCCGGTGCCGGCGGTCGATTTCATGTCGACTGTGGATACGGCGCCGCTGTGGGAGTTGAACATCTGGTACCACACGCTGAATGCAGGATTCCGCACACGCATCAGCGGCGAGACGGACTTCCCCTGCATCTATGGCGAGCGCGTGGGCCTGGGCCGCAGCTATGCGAAGGTGGATGGCCGCCTCACATACGATGCATGGTGCGATGCGATTGAGAAAGGGCGCTGCTATGTGAGCGATGGCTTCAGCCACCTGATGGAATTCAGTGCGAATGGAGTACCCGTGGGCGAGAAGAACAGCGAGGTGCATCTCGCGAAGCCCGGCAAGGTCACGCTGAAGGCGCAGGTCGCCTCGCTTCTTGCAGAGAATCCCCTGCCGGAATTCTACGGACAGAAAGCACCGCCCGGATCTGAAAATCTAAAAAACTGGGGCAGGCACTATGACGCCTTCTACCGCAAGCCGTACTGGCATGTGGAGCGTGCGCGCATTCCAGGCACACGCGAGGTGCCGGTGGAGGTGATCGTGAATGGCAAACCAGTCGCGAAGAGAACTCTCAAAGCGGATGGCAACGTGAATGATGTCAGCTTCGACGTGGACATCCCGCACAGCAGTTGGGTGGCTTTGCGCATCCTGCCAAGCGCGCATACAAATCCCATCTTCGTGGTGGTGGATGAGAAGCCCATCCGCTCCAGCCGGCGCAGCGTGGAGTGGTGCCTGAAGTGTGTGGACCAGTGCTGGACCTCCAAAGAGCCGACGTATGATGAGGACGAAAAGGAGGACGCGCGCGCTGCCTATGAACACGCGCGCGTGGTGTACCGGAAGCGGCTGGAGGAAAGTGTGGCGGAGTGAGCAGGAGGCTTCATTCTACAGCCGCATCTGCAGGGCGTAGTAAAGTGGCGAGTGATTGTAAAAAGCGCTGGGGCTCAAGGCCCACAACAAGCCATGGCGAAAGATGCCGCTGGCAGTCACAAAAGCTCCAAGCTGAGCCTCGATAAGATTCCCAGCCTCAGTCCACAGATCGGGATTGGTCTGAATGCCCCCATAGCTGTCAATCAACACAAACTCTCCGACATGCTTGTAGAGCCCGACTTCAACCCGAGGTGGAACAAAGCTGCTGTAAATGGGCACCCTCGTAATAATGTCATCTTGATGCACAATCCGAAAGGTCGGCACGTGATAGTCTGCGTGAAAGCTGGCGTCGCCAACTCGTGGTGATCCGAAAGTATAAACTCCTTTCACGTGTCCCAAACGAGCAGCCGCAAGAGTTGCGAGTGCTGCACCCAAGCTATGACCAGTCATCCAAATCGGACGATTAGGCTCATCCCTCAGCAGAGACATAATTGACTCGCGGAGAGGCTCCCAAATCACGCCCAGAGCATCCTTGAAACCGAGATGGACAAAGCCTCCGTGAGAAGATTCCGCAAGTGCGAATCTGAGATCGGTAATCCAGTCTGCGACTACATTTTTGAACTCTTCTGAGGAGAACCGTTTGGCCACCCGAGTCCCCCTGAAACTCACTATGGCCACATTTCTACTAGAGGCAATGTACGCCTGGGTACCATGGTTATTTAAAGCCATAACGTCAGCAAAGCCTGCCTTGCGATACACTTCACGCACGACCGACTCTTCAGAGTATGCCAACAGAGAGGCGTCTGCCAACCAAGAGGCGTTGACTTTGCTGTATGACGTCGCACTGGCATCAAAAGGGTGCGCCTCGCAAGTCCTGAAGAAGTCAAACGAATCGCATGGTGGGAAGAGCACGTCTTCGGTAGGAGGAGGGAGTTGGCCTGGCATAGGGTGGCGCTCTCAGAAGATTCGGACATGCTGAACTGGTGACGACGGCTTCAGCAGGGCCGCACATCATTATCAAGACCACAGACACAGGTCAATGGAGAGAGAATGACCCGAACGCCTACAGGCAGCGTGGACCAAATCATTGCTTCAGAAAGCCACGGCGGAGTTGCTCCCATTCATCATCCGTCATTTCCCACTCTGAGTAGATGGCGATGCCCTGATACACGGGCAGCAGGCCGGTGTCACCGAGGCCACGGTGGATGCCTTGGAGGGCGTTCTCGATGTTCTCCACTCTGGGATGGTGATAGCCCACGCCTGTGTCATCGTAGGCCGGCACGCCAAGTAACACCCGGGAGCCTTCGCTCCACTGCAGGACCTCACGCGTCCAGTCACGCATGAGGTGCTGGTAGGGCTTCCCAAGATCCTGGCCGGCATCGTACATCATCACCACCATCTGGTCGCAGCGGCGGCTCACTTCGCGGAAGTAACTTTCCTCCCAGTGAATTTCTGGGAAGGGATGCCAGCGGGTGGGCGGGGGATAAGCGGCGACGGAGAGGACCTTACCCACGGGCATGGCGGCGCGGACCTCCTCCAGCAAGAGGAGGAACTCCGGGGTGCCGGAAGGCAAAGGCTCCACATTCACCTGCACTCCAGCGAGACGCGGGTGATCCGCCATGAATTTGGCAATGCTTGCGGCGAATGTCTTCCGCCAGGCAGGGTCTGTCATCCGGACGCTGACGCCCTTCACGCCACCGACCCAGGGAATCACCCGAAAACCGTCGAAAGCATCCAGAAAAGCCTCCACATGCATGGGGCTCACGGGAGCAAGCTCACCCTTGTAGCTGGTGGGACAGAGATGAGGAAAGACATCCGTGACGCCGTGCCTGCGCAGCTTTTCAGCGAGGGCCTTTACGTTGTCAGGATCACGGTAGCGCGGCATCTCCGCTTGCTTGCCATGCTCGATGAACCAGGAGTCTGCTCCCAGCCATCCATGCGCGAGCCAGATGCCATTGGTTTGCCGGTCATGCCTGCCATCCGTGATTACCATGCCAGGATGCCAGAGCTGATAGGCCACCCACGCCACGGCTCCGAGCGTCAGCAAGGCGGCAGCGATGCGCCGCACGGAGTTCAGGAGTCGTTTCCACCAGGTCATGCACGCGATCGATTGCTATTCGACAAGCATCCAATCAGAAGCGCCGCATTGTGGAAACAGTAAACCGATGAGCGCTTCTCGATACAACCGCAAGGCACTCGCCGTTTGTGTGCTATGCCATGCTCCTCCACTTCGCCGCTGAGCCGCTGCCTCCGCGCATGGATACTGACGGCCGGCGTGCTTGGGATGCTTCGCGCATTCGCACCGGGTCAGACCACGGTCACGATTTCAGGTGAGGATTTCCATATCAATGGCAAGCCCACCTACGAAGGCCGCATGTGGAAGGGACATCGAATTGAAGGCCTGCTCATGAATGCTCGCATGGTGCAGGGAACGTTCGACGACCTCAATCCCGACACGGTCGGTATGTGGGCGTACCCAGACACGGGCAAGTGGGATGCAGAGCGAAATGTGAATGAGTTCATCGCCGCCATGCCCGAGTGGCGCACACATGGCATGCTATCCTTTACCCTGAATCTGCAGGGCGGTTCACCGCAGGGCTATTCCAACAAACAACCGTGGCACAACTCCGCCTTCGAAAGCGATGGCAGTCTGCGACCCGAGTTCATGGCGCGCACGGAGCGCATCTTGCACAAGTCGGATGAACTGGGGATGGTGGTCATCCTGGGCTACTACTACTTCGGCCAGGATGAGCGACTGAAGGATGAAGAAGCGGTGAAACGCGGTGTGGATCTGGCGACGCAATGGGTGCTGGCGAAGGGCTTCCACAATGTGCTCATTGAGGTGAACAATGAGTGCAACGTCGCGAAGTACGATCACGCCATTCTGAAGGCGGATCGTATCCATGAATTGATCGACCGCGTGAAGTCACACACGAAGGATGGTCGCCGGCTGCTGGTGGGCACCTCTTATGGTGGTGGCACGGTGCCAAAGGCGAATGTGGTGAGGGTGTCCGACTTCCTCCTGATGCATGGCAATGGCGTGAAGGAGCCGGAGCGCATCGCAGAAATGGTGCGCAAGGCGAGGAAGGTAGAGGGATGGCGGCCCATGCCCATCCTCTTCAATGAGGACGACCACTTCGAGTTTGACCAGCCCATGAACAACTTCACCGCCGCTGTGAGTGAACACGCGAGCTGGGGATTCTTTGATTTCAGGTTCAAGGGTGAAGAATCGAAGCTCAACGAAGGCTACCAGAGCGTGCCGGTGAACTGGGGTATTTCCAGCGAGAGGAAGAAGGGATTCTTCAACCTGATGAAGGAGATGACAGGAGCAAAATAGCGCCCGCGCGAGAGGATGCGTGTCGAACCGGAGATGGAAAACGAAGAAGGCCGGAGCTTTGATGCCCCGGCCTTCGGTAGTGATTTTCAAAGATTGGGTTCGATGAACGAGAAGCGGACTACTTCAGCTCGATCTTGACGGAGTCCTTGCCCTCGATCTTCACACCGTCCACGTTCTTGAACTTGGCAGCGGCTTCAGCGTTGCCCTCCTCCAATGAGCCGAGCACCTTGAGCAGGTTGTCGTCATTCTTGGCAACTTTGTCCAGGTCGAGTTCCATGAGGGTGATGGTGTCACCCGCCACGTGAGTAGCGTCAGTGCTGGCAATGCCGCCGGGCGCCTTGATCTCCATGGTGAAGTGCAGTCCGGCAAGCATGGGCTTGAACATGGCAAGCTGGGCCTTCTTTGCCTCATCGGGCAATTCAGGCTGCTCGGGCTTGTTCTTCTTGTTGTCGGGATTGGTGACGGTGATCGTGTTACCAGCACGGGTGAAGGTCATGGGCTTCGCCTGGCCTTGAGCACCCTCGGCGGCATACTGCAGCTTGGTGACATCCGCCACGGTGTAGACGACCTTGGCGCCCTTCTTTCCATCCGGTGAGGACACTTCCTCATGGGACTTCAGCGTGACGCCTTCACCGAGCGACTTCGCGCGAGCTTCAGCCTTGGCCTTGTCCATTACGGCTCCCTGGAGACCTCCGGAGGCATCACCACCACCCAGGCCGGCCAGGAGGGAAGTATTTACGAGAGAGGTCTCTTCAAGGACGGCGGAACCATCCTTGTTGAGTGTGAGGACGCCTTTGTATTCGAGGCATGAGGACATGCCGAGAGCGGCGATAGCAAGAGTAAGAAGAGAAAATAGTTTCTTCATGGGGCGTTACTCTAGGCTCTTCCAGGCATGGAACACAAAGGGAATACCAAAGTATAGTTTACGACGTTCCTGTCACACCTCCCGAAATCCTTACAATGACAGTCTCCCATCTCCCTGGCAGCATCCAGTTCCGCTCGCCGGATCTGAGGGGCTGGACGGGATCGACCACTCAATCGGAAGAAAGGTATGCGGTGCAGGCATCGTTCACCTGCGCCATGAGACCGCGCACCTTCCTTCTCTCCATCCTGACCATCGCTGGCAGCATCGCACTCGGCGTCCAGTCGTCATCAGCTGCAGATGCTCCGGCAAAGAAGCGTGTGCTCATCCTGGGGGATTCCATCTCCATTGGTTACACACCGTTTGTGCAGAAGATGCTCGCGGATGAAATGGTGGTGCTGCGTCCAATGCGCGGAGACAAGCCGGAGAACTGCAGCGGCACGACCTATGGCGTGGAGAACGTGGCTCGCTGGCTGCAGATCGATGGTGGCAAGTGGGATGTGATCCACTTCAACTGGGGCCTGCACGACCTCAAGCATGTGAAACCCGATGGCAAGGCCTCCGATTCCGCCACGGATCCACCGCAGGCCACCGTGGAGGTGTATGAGAAGAACCTCCGCGACATCGTGGCCAAGCTGAAGGCCACGGGCGCGAAGCTCGTCTTCGGCACCACCACCCCGGTGCCCGAGGGCAAAATGGCGGTCTATCGTACCGATGCGGATGCCGTGAAATACAACGCCGCCGCGCTGAAGGTAATGAAGGAAAACGGCATTGCGGTGGATGACCTCTACACCTTCGCCAAGCCACAGCTCGCGGAGATTCAGAAGCAGCCCGCGAATGTGCACTTCACCGACAAGGGATCCGAAGCGCTGGCAGGCGAAGTAGTGAAAGCGGTGCGGCAGGCCCTGAAGTAGCCGCATTGACCTCCCAACGCCCCCTCTCAAGAAATGAGCGGGGGCCGGGCAAGCTCAGACCGCGCGCTGTGTCTCCTGTAAGCGGCACCAAGCCTTCATCTTGGGTCGCGCGAGCAAGACAAGGATCGTGATGTAGACGGCTGCCCAAAACAGAGCCATCACGACGCTGGCCACCATGGCGCCGATCTCCATGCCTGTCGTAAAGCTCTCGGAGAGTTTTTGTCCGGATATCTCGCTCTGCATCTGGGCCATGGCGGGGGTGACATACTTATGGGTCATCCATGGACCAAGCGGAAGGCTGAGCAGGGAAATCGCCGCCCAAATCATGCCGAGGATGCGCCCCCAGTTCGAGCTCCTTATCAATCCGAGGCCAGCCACACCAGCCAACAGTGCGACCACGACACTTAGGATCAACGAAACGTGGAACACGGAGGCATACTCAGGATTTTGCTCCATGATCTTGAACACCGGGTTCTGGGCCTTCATCGCCGGAACGGCCATGTAAGCCAAATTCAGCAGAAATCCCAGCAGGAGCATGATGCCCCATACGATGAGTCCCACGCCAACCACCATGAAGGTCTTCGGCTTCCTCAGGGGGAGTGAAGGTGGTGTCTGCATGGCGGAACTAGAAGCAGAGACCCTCCATGGTGTCACGCAAAATGAATGCCCTTGGAAATCCCGTCACGATTGCATGGCAGGTTGGAGCCGTTCCCCGCAACGGCATGCAGCGGCACTACGAACGCTCCTGTTTCGTCCCGCGCTTACTTTTTCTTCTTGTCGCCCCACATCTTCTTCTCCCACGCCTTCTGCTTGCCCTTCACTTCACGCAGGAAGGGAGCCAGCGGGCCCAGATTAAGCACCAGGTAGTTGAGCCAGCTCAGCGGCCACTTCAGCGGGCGCTCGAAGTCGACGAACAACACGACGCGGTAGCCGGGGGTGTCATTCCACACTTCATGGTTCCAGGTGTCGTCGAAGATGAGTACCTTGCCCTCGTTCCAGGTGCAGGTCTGATTGGCGATGCGGATGCGGCACTGCTCACGAGGCTCCGGCACCAGAAGGCCCAGATGCATGCGCAGGATGCCCGCCCAGGCACCGCGATGGGAAGGGATGTGCTTGCGCGGCGAGAGGATGGAGAAAAAGGCAGTGGTCACTCCGGGGAGCTTCTCCAGCACCTTCATGGTCTCCGGGCAGCGAGCCGCATTTTGCTCGCAGTCCATGCCCACGGCCTTGAGGAAGAAAGTCTTCCACTGGTCATCCGTCTGGATGGCACCGACCTCTTTCATGATGTCCTGAAAGCTGGGCATCGAGTCGCGGTACTGCATCACGTTATCCAGCTCGGCGCGGACCTTCTTCCAGTCTGCCTCGACTTCGGGAATCCACTCGAAGTGCTCGTTGCTGTACACCGGGGGATCACCCAGCGGAGAGAAACGCGCCACGACGTCCTCAATCCAGTCCTGCAGATCTTCGAGCTTCTTCGCCCAACCGCTGGTGGCGGGCTTGATGCGGTGGGTGCGATCATACGCCTTCAGCGGCAGCTTCCCCAGCGCATGGTCTGAGGTCGGCGGCGGTAGAGGAGCTGGCACCTGGGAGGCAGGAGTGGCGGACGCGGGGGCAGACATGGCTGGCTTGGCTTGGGAGAGAGCGTGCGTGCGTGTGCTTACGTGTGTGACGGAGTCTTCGATGAAGACTCGTTGACTTTTGCGACGGAAACGTCACCATCGCAAGCGTCCAGTGCATCCCGACACGTCGGGACCGACGCGGGTGTAGTTCAATGGTAGAACACGAGCTTCCCAAGCTTGATACGTGAGTTCGATTCTCATCACCCGCTCTCTAATACTCAACGAGTTACGAGGCAGTGCAGTAAAAGTGCAGTACTCAAGACGTCGGAGCACTTCAGCATTGTGCATGGGGAAGCATCGCCATACAGCACGGATCAGCTCGGCATGTGTCGCTGAGCAATTCCTGTCGAGTCAGAAAGGCTGGCGTAAGCCCTCAAAGACGAGGCTGAACTCCAAAATGCATTGTCGGTCCTCTTGAACAAAAAGACACCATCAAAGCCGAAGAAGTAGCCTCATGACGGCCGCGGGTCAGTCCAATGCCCCCCTTGACTCCCCTCCACCCCGCATCATCTTTCCCGCGCCATGATCCGGCTTTGGCGCACTCTTCGCAGTGATTTCCCCCGGTGATGGGCTTTTTTTGTTGGAACGGTCCGGCGGCTTGACATCCCTGCTAGAGTCCGGGCGCATGAAGTGGTTTCTCCTCGCGTTCCCCCTCTTACTTGCCTCGTGCGCCAATCAGCTTCAAAAAACCGGCTCCGTTGATCAGTCTGACCGCAGCATCACTGTTCCGCCTGGGTCCGCGATGGCTCCACTAAAGAGCGCCCTGCTAAGGGAAGGTTGGACGGTGAAGGTGAAAAACGTGACCAACTACAACGCTGGCGCGGCCTATGGCACCCGGTACGCTATGGAGGCTTCGGTGGAGTTCTACGACTACCTCTTCCCCTCTCTCCGTCCGGTGTACCACTATGACATTTCCCTTCAGGACACCAAAACGAACGAGGAAATCATGACTATGGGCGGAAGTGGCACCTCGGAACATATCACCGAAAGTCTGATCAAAGCTCTGAAGTGAGGAAACCGGCAACCCGCCAGCACCCAAGGACACTGACGGGCTTGCATTCACTCAAGGACACCTCACCGCCTGCCTGATGGCGTGAGCGCC
Protein-coding regions in this window:
- a CDS encoding CehA/McbA family metallohydrolase is translated as MSTRFCFSCFAVVQVLTCASLVSAEVPVVTVEPQPFLAATRQVMEATAFLGSAFTAEETAALQQCIQQNDAAAVEKAQRILDARTLFLVTINPEQRVKVAATQSLPKLDEAGWHQYLVKVVNEAGTTAPLKVNSPEAGQVFFRYYPQPGKADPPPPSPPLSARWLDAQMWDAPPMRPALSGLNVEYRIIGLYSRDAGKREARFSFDTGQGTQDLGFRAEASVLFDCKPAPEVTLRVKDEHGEPCMASFTIRDAAGRVHPSQFKRLAPDFGFQQQIYREDGEKLKLPHGVYQILFQRGPESLPEKREVTVDANTKELAFQVKRWIDPAKLGWWSGDHHIHAAGCAHYTSPTEGVHAPDMARHCQGEDLKVGANLTWGPCFDYQKQFFTGQEDKTSRHPFLLRYDIEVSGFGSHKSGHLCLLRLKDQMYPGGDSSNHWPTLGLNTLRWAQKQGAVCGPAHSATGLQVSSTELPNYEIPPFDGIGANEYIVDVTHEVEGPDGKPVPAVDFMSTVDTAPLWELNIWYHTLNAGFRTRISGETDFPCIYGERVGLGRSYAKVDGRLTYDAWCDAIEKGRCYVSDGFSHLMEFSANGVPVGEKNSEVHLAKPGKVTLKAQVASLLAENPLPEFYGQKAPPGSENLKNWGRHYDAFYRKPYWHVERARIPGTREVPVEVIVNGKPVAKRTLKADGNVNDVSFDVDIPHSSWVALRILPSAHTNPIFVVVDEKPIRSSRRSVEWCLKCVDQCWTSKEPTYDEDEKEDARAAYEHARVVYRKRLEESVAE
- a CDS encoding lipase family protein, encoding MPGQLPPPTEDVLFPPCDSFDFFRTCEAHPFDASATSYSKVNASWLADASLLAYSEESVVREVYRKAGFADVMALNNHGTQAYIASSRNVAIVSFRGTRVAKRFSSEEFKNVVADWITDLRFALAESSHGGFVHLGFKDALGVIWEPLRESIMSLLRDEPNRPIWMTGHSLGAALATLAAARLGHVKGVYTFGSPRVGDASFHADYHVPTFRIVHQDDIITRVPIYSSFVPPRVEVGLYKHVGEFVLIDSYGGIQTNPDLWTEAGNLIEAQLGAFVTASGIFRHGLLWALSPSAFYNHSPLYYALQMRL
- a CDS encoding glycosyl hydrolase family 18 protein; protein product: MTWWKRLLNSVRRIAAALLTLGAVAWVAYQLWHPGMVITDGRHDRQTNGIWLAHGWLGADSWFIEHGKQAEMPRYRDPDNVKALAEKLRRHGVTDVFPHLCPTSYKGELAPVSPMHVEAFLDAFDGFRVIPWVGGVKGVSVRMTDPAWRKTFAASIAKFMADHPRLAGVQVNVEPLPSGTPEFLLLLEEVRAAMPVGKVLSVAAYPPPTRWHPFPEIHWEESYFREVSRRCDQMVVMMYDAGQDLGKPYQHLMRDWTREVLQWSEGSRVLLGVPAYDDTGVGYHHPRVENIENALQGIHRGLGDTGLLPVYQGIAIYSEWEMTDDEWEQLRRGFLKQ
- a CDS encoding SGNH/GDSL hydrolase family protein, with protein sequence MRPRTFLLSILTIAGSIALGVQSSSAADAPAKKRVLILGDSISIGYTPFVQKMLADEMVVLRPMRGDKPENCSGTTYGVENVARWLQIDGGKWDVIHFNWGLHDLKHVKPDGKASDSATDPPQATVEVYEKNLRDIVAKLKATGAKLVFGTTTPVPEGKMAVYRTDADAVKYNAAALKVMKENGIAVDDLYTFAKPQLAEIQKQPANVHFTDKGSEALAGEVVKAVRQALK
- a CDS encoding aspartyl/asparaginyl beta-hydroxylase domain-containing protein, whose translation is MSAPASATPASQVPAPLPPPTSDHALGKLPLKAYDRTHRIKPATSGWAKKLEDLQDWIEDVVARFSPLGDPPVYSNEHFEWIPEVEADWKKVRAELDNVMQYRDSMPSFQDIMKEVGAIQTDDQWKTFFLKAVGMDCEQNAARCPETMKVLEKLPGVTTAFFSILSPRKHIPSHRGAWAGILRMHLGLLVPEPREQCRIRIANQTCTWNEGKVLIFDDTWNHEVWNDTPGYRVVLFVDFERPLKWPLSWLNYLVLNLGPLAPFLREVKGKQKAWEKKMWGDKKKK